The following are encoded together in the Juglans microcarpa x Juglans regia isolate MS1-56 chromosome 2D, Jm3101_v1.0, whole genome shotgun sequence genome:
- the LOC121249581 gene encoding probable endo-1,3(4)-beta-glucanase ARB_01444 — protein sequence MPNCPTMLKNIRRVVETLVIKSFRKRKKPTTPTPPLPPPPPEPPATTMPPQAQAFRPFLFPQTQSSVLPDPSRFFSPTLLSTPLPTNCFFQNFTLKNGDQPEYIHPYLIKSSLSSLSLCYPSRFFNSAFIYQIFNPDLTISASDNTQPDSQKTHIISSFSDLSVTLDFPSSNLRFFLVRGSPFLTCRVSGGTAISISTIHAILSFSSNTALTKYTVKLNNNQTWLIYTSSPISFSQSLSLITSTGFSGIIRIAALPDSDPKQEVILDRYSACYPVSGDAVFTKPFCLEYKWEKKGWGDLLMLAHPLHLRLLAGDGSGVTVLGDLKYRSIDGELVGVVGDSWEMKSAPVSVNWHSIRGIKDEAYAEIVSALSRDAEALNSTAITTSSSYFYGKLIARAARLALIAEEVGFPEVIPKIRKFLMDTIEPWLDGTFSGNGFVYDAKWGGIVTKQGAMDSGADFGFGVYNDHHYHLGYFLYAISVLAKIDPAWGRKYRAHAYSLMADFMNLGRRSNSNYTRLRCFDLYKLHSWAGGLTEFADGRNQESTSEAVNAYYSAALMGLAYGDTHLVAIGSMLAAMEIQAAQTWWHVKEGDNIYEEDFTRENRVVGVLWANKRDSGLWFAPPDWRECRLGIQVLPLLPITEVLFSDVGFVRELVNWTLPALKREGVGEGWKGFICALEGIYDKEGALEKTRNLNGHDDGNSLTNLLWWIHSRGDEEEGVWEGGKQYCWFGHYCH from the coding sequence ATGCCCAACTGCCCGACAATGTTGAAAAATATCAGAAGAGTCGTCGAAACCTTAGTCATCAAGAGTTTTAGGAAACGTAAAAAACCCACAACACCCACGCCGCCgctgccaccaccaccacctgaACCCCCCGCCACCACCATGCCACCACAAGCCCAAGCTTTCAGACCATTCCTCTTCCCCCAGACTCAATCCAGCGTTCTTCCCGACCCCTCCCGCTTCTTCTCCCCTACCCTCCTCTCCACCCCTCTTCCCACAAACTGTTTCTTCCAAAACTTCACTCTCAAGAATGGTGATCAGCCCGAGTACATCCACCCCTACCTCATTAAAtcctccctctcttctctttcCCTCTGCTACCCATCTCGCTTCTTCAACTCAGCTTTCATCTACCAGATTTTCAACCCTGACCTCACCATCTCTGCCTCAGACAACACCCAGCCAGATTCCCAAAAAACCCACATCATCTCCTCCTTCAGTGATCTCAGTGTCACTCTGGACTTTCCCTCTTCCAACCTGAGGTTCTTTCTCGTTCGGGGAAGCCCGTTTCTGACTTGCCGCGTCTCCGGCGGCACTGCCATTTCGATATCGACCATCCACGCCATTTTGTCATTCTCTTCAAACACCGCTCTTACCAAGTACACTGTCAAGCTCAACAACAATCAGACATGGCTCATATACACGTCCTCGCCGATCAGTTTCTCACAGAGCCTCTCTTTGATCACTTCTACCGGGTTTTCCGGCATAATTCGGATCGCCGCATTGCCGGATTCCGATCCAAAACAGGAGGTGATCCTCGACCGGTACAGTGCTTGTTACCCGGTTTCCGGTGATGCTGTGTTCACTAAGCCATTTTGCTTGGAGTACAAATGGGAGAAGAAAGGGTGGGGGGATTTACTTATGTTAGCCCACCCTCTTCATCTTCGGCTACTAGCAGGTGATGGTTCTGGCGTTACTGTTTTGGGGGATTTGAAGTATAGGAGTATTGATGGTGAGCTTGTTGGTGTTGTTGGAGACTCTTGGGAAATGAAATCAGCCCCCGTATCCGTTAATTGGCATTCAATTAGAGGTATAAAAGATGAAGCATATGCTGAGATTGTCTCTGCGCTCTCTCGGGATGCTGAAGCGTTGAATTCAACGGCGATAACAACCAGTTCGTCTTATTTTTATGGGAAATTGATTGCAAGAGCGGCGAGGTTGGCGTTGATAGCTGAGGAGGTGGGTTTTCCTGAGGTGATTCCAAAGATAAGGAAGTTCTTGATGGATACAATCGAGCCATGGTTGGATGGCACTTTTAGTGGGAATGGTTTTGTTTATGATGCTAAATGGGGTGGAATTGTCACTAAGCAAGGGGCAATGGATTCTGGGGCTGATTTTGGGTTTGGTGTCTATAATGATCACCATTATCATCTGGGGTATTTTCTTTATGCAATTTCAGTGCTTGCAAAAATTGATCCAGCGTGGGGTAGGAAGTATAGGGCTCACGCTTACTCGCTTATGGCGGATTTCATGAACTTGGGCAGGCGATCAAATTCGAATTATACGCGTCTTAGGTGCTTTGACCTGTATAAATTGCACTCTTGGGCTGGAGGGTTAACTGAATTTGCTGATGGACGAAATCAAGAGAGCACGAGCGAGGCGGTGAACGCTTACTATTCAGCAGCTTTGATGGGGTTGGCCTATGGAGACACGCATCTTGTTGCCATTGGATCAATGCTTGCAGCAATGGAAATTCAGGCTGCTCAGACATGGTGGCATGTCAAAGAGGGCGATAACATATATGAGGAGGATTTTACTAGAGAGAACAGGGTGGTGGGCGTATTGTGGGCCAACAAGAGGGACAGTGGACTATGGTTTGCTCCACCTGATTGGAGAGAGTGTAGGCTTGGAATTCAGGTGCTACCCCTGTTGCCAATCACTGAGGTCTTGTTCTCTGATGTTGGTTTCGTGAGGGAGCTTGTGAATTGGACGTTACCTGctttgaaaagagagggagTTGGAGAAGGATGGAAGGGATTTATCTGTGCCTTGGAAGGGATTTATGACAAAGAAGGTGCTTTGGAGAAGACCAGGAACTTGAATGGTCATGATGATGGGAACTCACTCACTAATCTCTTATGGTGGATTCACAGCAGAGGTGATGAAGAAGAAGGCGTATGGGAGGGAGGCAAACAATACTGCTGGTTTGGTCACTATTGTCACTGA